One region of Niallia sp. Man26 genomic DNA includes:
- a CDS encoding glycosyltransferase family 4 protein, with protein sequence MKILLATYWPIPHVGGVWHYMEQQKRELEKLGHEVDLLGFNEDTSVVYIYNKDISIEKEKIMPLLEAKLTEEAYPEIHANALVKYTEFQRYVFELSAAYLGLAEYDVIHTQDVIATASLARVLPEGTVLVATLHGSVAHEIRHQLKGMHKSSTGYMARAYYDEMEKVGATAAAYTIVANNWMKKILTEEFQVPEEQIKVLHYGFDTDTFLLETQKVNESLLLPEDKTIITYTGRLIEMKGVHHLIAALGKLKEDRDDWVCWIIGEGDKQKELEKQVIELGLEDDVFFFGNRSDVPYLVSQSDIYVFPSLLENQPLSLVEAQIAGKPAIVSDAGGLPEMVEDGVTGLIYPAEDVDALYGLLQLLLSTPEFQSIIGNNARVWGLEHWSLSKGAKSILEVYELALAKGREEGR encoded by the coding sequence ATGAAAATACTATTAGCAACCTATTGGCCCATTCCCCATGTCGGAGGAGTCTGGCATTATATGGAACAACAAAAAAGAGAATTAGAAAAACTCGGGCATGAAGTAGACCTGCTCGGGTTTAATGAAGATACAAGTGTTGTATATATCTACAATAAAGATATCTCCATTGAGAAAGAAAAAATCATGCCATTGCTCGAAGCGAAGCTGACAGAAGAAGCATATCCAGAGATCCATGCTAATGCACTAGTGAAATACACTGAATTTCAGCGCTATGTTTTTGAACTTTCAGCGGCTTATCTTGGACTTGCAGAATACGATGTCATCCACACACAGGATGTCATTGCAACTGCAAGCCTTGCAAGAGTGTTGCCAGAGGGAACCGTGTTAGTTGCGACACTCCATGGTTCAGTGGCGCATGAAATTAGACACCAGCTGAAAGGAATGCATAAATCATCTACCGGTTATATGGCTCGAGCCTATTATGATGAAATGGAAAAGGTTGGTGCTACTGCTGCGGCGTATACAATTGTAGCAAACAACTGGATGAAAAAAATTCTAACAGAGGAGTTCCAAGTGCCAGAAGAGCAAATAAAGGTGCTGCACTATGGTTTTGACACTGATACATTCCTTTTGGAAACACAAAAGGTAAATGAATCACTGTTACTTCCTGAAGATAAAACAATTATTACCTATACGGGGCGCCTTATTGAAATGAAAGGTGTACATCATTTAATTGCTGCCTTAGGTAAGCTTAAGGAAGACAGAGACGATTGGGTTTGTTGGATTATTGGGGAAGGCGATAAACAGAAGGAATTGGAAAAACAAGTAATAGAACTAGGATTGGAGGATGATGTATTTTTCTTTGGGAATCGGAGTGATGTCCCGTATCTAGTTTCCCAGTCCGATATTTATGTATTTCCTAGTCTATTGGAAAATCAGCCACTGTCACTGGTAGAAGCACAAATTGCCGGAAAGCCTGCCATTGTAAGTGATGCAGGAGGACTTCCTGAAATGGTTGAGGACGGGGTGACAGGTTTGATCTATCCGGCTGAAGATGTAGATGCATTATACGGTTTGTTGCAGCTGCTGTTAAGTACGCCTGAATTTCAATCCATTATTGGAAATAATGCAAGAGTATGGGGACTAGAGCATTGGTCATTATCTAAAGGAGCTAAAAGTATTCTGGAAGTGTATGAGCTTGCGTTAGCAAAAGGGAGGGAGGAAGGAAGGTAA
- a CDS encoding NAD-dependent epimerase/dehydratase family protein, whose amino-acid sequence MKVAVTGGAGFIGSHLTDYLLKEGYEVHILDNYSSGHYFPEHPNVVLHEVDIRSERAQAIIEAEKPAFVFHLAAQADVTRSINNPCEDADININGTINILEGCRKANVKKIIFSSTSAVYGNLQKETIEEHDRTSPISYYGLSKLSAEQYIQLYQVLYGLDFTILRYGNVYGPRQTAKGEGGVIAVFMDRIKEGSCLKIHGDGKQTRDFVFVEDVVKANIAAMTSGSNNIFHVSTNKPTSINQLAEILLELHPDSLETIHVTSRTGDIKHSCLLNEKCCEQLGWKPEYSISEGLQKTYHYYNN is encoded by the coding sequence ATGAAAGTAGCAGTTACTGGTGGAGCAGGTTTTATCGGCTCTCATTTAACAGATTATTTATTAAAAGAGGGATATGAAGTTCATATACTGGATAATTATTCGTCAGGCCATTATTTCCCTGAACATCCCAATGTGGTATTGCATGAAGTGGATATCCGCAGTGAAAGGGCGCAAGCAATAATCGAAGCCGAAAAACCTGCATTCGTATTCCATCTAGCAGCACAGGCAGATGTTACAAGATCGATTAACAATCCATGTGAAGATGCAGATATCAATATCAACGGCACTATTAATATATTGGAAGGATGCCGGAAAGCAAATGTGAAAAAAATTATTTTTTCCTCTACATCTGCAGTGTATGGCAATCTTCAAAAAGAAACGATTGAAGAACACGATCGTACATCACCAATTTCCTATTATGGATTATCTAAATTATCTGCTGAACAGTATATTCAACTTTACCAAGTATTATATGGACTGGATTTCACCATCCTGCGCTATGGAAATGTATACGGTCCAAGACAAACTGCCAAAGGAGAAGGCGGTGTTATTGCCGTTTTTATGGACAGGATTAAAGAAGGAAGCTGTTTAAAAATCCATGGAGATGGAAAACAGACACGAGATTTCGTATTTGTTGAGGATGTTGTGAAAGCAAACATCGCAGCAATGACAAGCGGCAGCAATAATATTTTTCATGTAAGTACAAATAAGCCAACAAGCATTAATCAACTTGCTGAGATTCTATTAGAACTTCATCCAGACAGTCTAGAAACCATTCATGTTACCAGCCGGACAGGTGATATTAAACACAGCTGTCTTTTAAATGAAAAATGCTGTGAACAGCTTGGATGGAAACCGGAGTACAGCATAAGTGAAGGTTTACAAAAAACCTATCATTATTATAATAATTAA
- a CDS encoding DUF1796 family putative cysteine peptidase, whose product MKLHEIKGEYDAIYSLGENCLPAMKMRQFHLRPFAGPLDWVGIRYVHNVAKLIRTYFTGFLAEENLVTTGYASDSDLLVYDIDNIISFNHDFKTDRNTIDNLMDLPFVKEKYYRRITRFIQSVQTDKRILFIRSVASIEEIIELQSALREVVKGDFTLLVVNHYPVSDLIVQECNIDNVCSIWLPNEDIWDGNNHHWQQIFDGISIRPK is encoded by the coding sequence ATGAAGCTTCATGAAATTAAAGGTGAATATGATGCTATTTATAGTTTAGGTGAAAACTGCCTGCCAGCCATGAAAATGAGACAGTTTCATCTCAGGCCATTTGCCGGTCCGCTAGATTGGGTAGGGATAAGGTATGTGCACAATGTAGCCAAGCTGATTCGCACTTATTTTACCGGTTTTCTTGCAGAAGAGAACCTAGTCACTACTGGATATGCTTCAGACTCCGATTTGCTTGTATATGATATTGATAATATCATCAGCTTTAACCATGATTTTAAAACAGACAGGAATACGATTGATAATCTGATGGATTTGCCGTTTGTTAAGGAGAAGTACTACAGAAGAATCACCAGATTCATTCAGAGTGTACAGACTGATAAACGTATCTTATTCATTCGGTCAGTAGCATCCATTGAAGAAATTATTGAACTCCAATCCGCACTTCGTGAGGTTGTCAAAGGTGACTTTACACTATTAGTCGTTAATCACTATCCAGTTTCTGATCTTATTGTGCAAGAATGCAATATTGATAATGTTTGTTCTATATGGCTGCCAAATGAAGATATATGGGATGGAAATAATCATCACTGGCAACAAATTTTCGATGGAATTTCTATTCGTCCGAAATGA
- a CDS encoding DUF1796 family putative cysteine peptidase, producing MSVQDMKGTYDAIFSLGDLCLASIQLRKFNLRPFAGPLDWMASNNLPDVTRLLANRFSGYMELHNLKATGEYSTGINSTDPHLVITDTAYNIVSSHDFRADSNTFTNFPEYSKVKQKVDRRVERMLKFFDEGERLLFVRTEASFSDTLQLQAVLSDIVKNQFHILVVNHNDREDMEVKSWPIKNVTVVEMPVYEKWTNNDDYWEALFENISVKELDE from the coding sequence ATGAGTGTACAAGATATGAAAGGAACATATGACGCTATTTTCAGTTTAGGAGATTTGTGCTTGGCAAGCATCCAATTGCGTAAATTTAATTTGCGTCCATTTGCAGGGCCGCTGGACTGGATGGCTTCAAATAACCTGCCAGATGTTACTAGACTGCTGGCTAACAGATTTTCAGGATATATGGAACTTCATAACCTAAAAGCAACTGGAGAGTACTCGACAGGCATCAACTCTACAGATCCACATTTAGTCATTACAGATACCGCTTACAATATTGTTTCCAGCCATGATTTTCGAGCAGACAGCAATACATTTACAAACTTTCCGGAATATTCAAAGGTAAAACAGAAGGTAGATAGACGTGTGGAAAGAATGTTAAAATTCTTTGATGAAGGAGAACGCTTGTTATTTGTTAGGACAGAAGCATCATTTTCAGATACACTTCAGCTGCAAGCTGTCTTGTCTGATATTGTGAAAAATCAGTTTCATATACTGGTCGTCAATCATAATGACAGAGAGGATATGGAAGTGAAAAGCTGGCCAATCAAAAATGTTACAGTAGTGGAAATGCCTGTATACGAAAAGTGGACAAACAATGATGATTATTGGGAAGCTTTGTTTGAAAACATTAGTGTTAAAGAACTAGATGAATAA
- a CDS encoding glucose 1-dehydrogenase: protein MKFSNQVVIVTGASNGIGQSIAEHYLKEGAKVVFADVDEAASNKIIEASAYSENAAFIKTDVRQEQDIIRLMEETKQRFGRIDILVNNAGKSLFKSFYDLTVEEWDDIINTNLRSVFLCSREAAKIMRHNTNGGAIVNMSSTRAYMSEPNTESYSASKGGIMAITHALANSLADDRIAVNSIAPGWIETKHYNSLRDVDHEQHLSKRVGKPSDIARACLFLTDRENNFITGTNLTIDGGMTVKMIYEED, encoded by the coding sequence ATGAAATTTTCAAATCAAGTCGTCATCGTAACAGGCGCAAGCAACGGAATCGGTCAAAGCATTGCAGAGCACTATTTAAAGGAAGGTGCTAAGGTTGTTTTTGCAGATGTGGATGAAGCTGCGTCTAATAAAATAATTGAAGCGTCAGCTTATTCTGAAAATGCAGCTTTCATTAAAACAGACGTAAGGCAGGAACAGGATATTATTCGGCTGATGGAAGAAACGAAACAGAGGTTTGGCAGGATTGATATTTTAGTCAATAATGCAGGCAAGTCTCTGTTTAAATCTTTTTATGATCTAACTGTGGAGGAATGGGATGACATTATAAATACAAATTTGCGGAGTGTATTTTTATGCTCCCGCGAGGCAGCTAAGATAATGAGGCACAATACAAACGGCGGCGCAATTGTGAACATGTCATCGACAAGGGCATATATGTCTGAACCGAATACAGAAAGCTATAGTGCAAGCAAAGGCGGAATTATGGCAATTACCCATGCTTTGGCGAACAGTCTTGCAGATGACCGGATTGCTGTTAACAGCATTGCTCCTGGCTGGATTGAAACGAAGCATTATAATTCATTAAGGGATGTGGATCATGAGCAGCATTTATCCAAAAGAGTTGGTAAACCTTCTGATATCGCTAGAGCATGTCTATTTTTGACAGACAGAGAGAATAATTTCATCACAGGAACAAATCTTACAATAGACGGCGGGATGACGGTTAAGATGATTTATGAAGAAGATTGA
- a CDS encoding MalY/PatB family protein, whose amino-acid sequence MLNNFDEVVNRRNTYSVKWDGGKLIKEMGLTERYDEETIPLFTADMDLPVPQALVDALHKTVENRIYGYSIFPDEYYKAIQHWFKKRHDWDIDKDHIVYSPGTVHAINMAIRAYTEPNDGIIIQRPAYPPFTTAIEGNGRTVLNNALLYDEQSYYTIDFADFEEKASQDSTKMFILCNPHNPTGRIFREDELKRLAEICKKHQVLIVADEIHGDLIRKNEKFIPMAKIADNEMLITCTAINKTFNVAGLHCTNMVIPNLKLRKQFIKTMGHQMASPFTISALIAVYNDGEEWLEDLKTYIDGTMEMVKEFIDKKMPKVKVVIPEGTYIMWMDFSAYNITPEEVHDRIYNRANVLLEDGSMFGEEGTAFQRICIPSPRSLIQTALDRIAKEFEDLQ is encoded by the coding sequence ATGCTTAATAATTTTGATGAAGTAGTAAACAGGCGCAATACATATTCGGTTAAATGGGATGGCGGCAAGCTCATTAAGGAGATGGGTCTCACTGAGCGCTATGATGAAGAGACGATTCCCTTATTCACTGCTGACATGGACTTGCCAGTACCACAGGCTCTTGTTGATGCCTTGCATAAGACAGTTGAAAACAGAATTTACGGCTACTCCATTTTTCCAGATGAATATTATAAAGCCATCCAGCATTGGTTCAAAAAAAGACATGATTGGGACATCGATAAAGATCATATTGTGTATAGCCCTGGCACTGTTCATGCAATTAATATGGCAATCCGTGCCTATACAGAGCCTAACGACGGCATTATTATTCAGCGTCCTGCTTATCCGCCCTTCACAACAGCAATTGAGGGGAACGGCAGAACAGTTTTGAACAACGCTCTTCTATATGATGAGCAGAGCTATTATACGATTGATTTTGCAGATTTTGAGGAAAAGGCAAGTCAAGACAGCACAAAAATGTTTATATTATGCAACCCTCATAATCCAACAGGCAGGATTTTCCGCGAAGATGAACTGAAAAGATTAGCGGAGATTTGCAAAAAGCATCAAGTATTGATCGTTGCTGATGAAATTCACGGTGATTTGATCAGAAAAAATGAAAAGTTCATTCCAATGGCGAAAATCGCTGATAATGAGATGTTAATTACTTGTACAGCCATCAACAAGACCTTCAATGTTGCTGGTCTTCATTGCACAAATATGGTCATTCCGAATTTAAAGCTGCGCAAACAATTTATAAAAACAATGGGTCACCAAATGGCATCACCGTTTACCATATCTGCGCTTATTGCTGTTTATAACGATGGAGAAGAATGGCTCGAAGATTTGAAAACATATATTGACGGCACGATGGAAATGGTGAAAGAATTTATCGACAAAAAAATGCCGAAGGTGAAAGTGGTCATACCAGAAGGCACATATATTATGTGGATGGATTTTTCCGCCTATAATATTACACCTGAAGAAGTCCATGATCGCATCTATAACAGAGCGAATGTCCTGTTAGAGGATGGAAGTATGTTCGGAGAAGAAGGCACAGCCTTTCAGAGAATTTGTATTCCATCACCGCGTTCACTCATTCAAACAGCGTTAGATCGAATAGCAAAGGAATTCGAAGATTTACAATAG
- a CDS encoding DUF475 domain-containing protein, translated as MDILHQILSTYASFFDWDMWVEVLSDPVSWGLIGSLIILEGLLSADNALVLAIMVKDLPKDKQKKALTYGLFGAYFFRFLFIGLGVYLIKFTWIKVLGAAYLAWIVIKHFWLDNKDEDAKGIKKDSWTVRMFGSFWATVISVELLDLAFSVDSILASLAVSEEIWILLLGGMLGILMMRTVAKLFLVLIDKVPELENTAFVLIGIIALKMFASIFGFELDHYIFFAILILAFIITFIIHFINKNKKMSEEVASTKE; from the coding sequence TTGGACATACTACATCAAATACTTTCCACTTATGCTTCCTTTTTTGATTGGGACATGTGGGTAGAAGTATTATCAGATCCAGTTTCGTGGGGATTGATTGGTTCATTAATCATCCTTGAAGGACTACTTTCTGCAGATAACGCGTTAGTACTTGCCATTATGGTCAAGGATTTACCGAAGGACAAGCAAAAAAAAGCACTCACTTACGGATTGTTTGGAGCGTATTTCTTCCGCTTTCTATTTATCGGACTTGGGGTATATTTAATTAAGTTCACATGGATTAAAGTCCTTGGTGCCGCTTATCTTGCGTGGATTGTTATTAAACATTTCTGGCTTGACAACAAGGATGAGGACGCTAAGGGAATTAAAAAAGACAGCTGGACTGTCCGGATGTTTGGTTCATTTTGGGCTACGGTCATTTCTGTTGAATTGTTGGACTTAGCATTTTCAGTTGACAGTATTCTCGCATCATTAGCTGTTTCTGAAGAAATTTGGATTCTGCTTCTCGGTGGAATGCTTGGAATCTTAATGATGAGAACAGTAGCGAAGCTATTCCTTGTATTAATTGATAAAGTGCCTGAATTGGAAAACACTGCATTTGTGCTAATTGGCATTATTGCTCTTAAAATGTTTGCAAGTATCTTTGGCTTTGAATTAGATCATTATATCTTCTTTGCTATATTGATTCTTGCGTTCATTATTACGTTTATCATCCACTTCATCAACAAAAACAAAAAGATGTCAGAAGAAGTGGCATCAACAAAAGAATAA
- a CDS encoding ribonuclease H-like YkuK family protein has protein sequence MAAKRWSEMAFQNLQEKSMTFDVVFQRISNFMRRNPRGNYRLMIGTDSQVHPKHTTFITGIVIQNKGKGAWACIRKIIVPRKMLALHEKISYETTLTEEVVSLFTEERKNELIDIVLPFIYSGATFSMEGHIDIGSGSRNKTSEFVNEMVARIESIGVEPKIKPDSFVASSYANKYTK, from the coding sequence ATGGCGGCGAAAAGATGGTCAGAGATGGCATTTCAGAATCTTCAAGAAAAGTCGATGACATTTGATGTTGTTTTTCAGCGCATTTCCAATTTTATGAGAAGAAATCCACGGGGAAATTATCGCTTGATGATTGGCACTGATTCTCAGGTTCACCCTAAGCATACTACCTTTATAACGGGCATTGTAATCCAGAACAAGGGTAAAGGAGCTTGGGCATGCATTAGAAAAATAATCGTTCCCCGCAAAATGCTGGCGTTGCACGAAAAAATTTCTTATGAAACAACCTTAACAGAGGAAGTGGTGTCTCTGTTTACAGAAGAACGGAAAAACGAACTGATTGATATTGTTCTGCCATTTATATATAGTGGAGCGACATTTTCAATGGAAGGACATATAGATATTGGCAGCGGCTCAAGAAATAAAACGAGTGAGTTTGTTAATGAAATGGTTGCAAGAATTGAATCAATTGGAGTTGAACCGAAGATTAAGCCTGATTCGTTTGTAGCCTCTAGTTATGCTAATAAATATACGAAATAA
- a CDS encoding STAS domain-containing protein: MSNNSIHIGGLHFEWELEKGRFLFEEQDAVLFWISSAMKTFFDTIEEISGEEASNLVFEATGYRQGLVVGEYFEKMKDVDVKEAANLITATYASAGWGVAEIFDLNYQTKTLTAHIKDSWEYKINVEQGKKKGGCYLAAHYAGIFTRLLGTNIWYKIIQEQLEGNECSIIEYFPSEITVTNNIHELARKKESEQIARLEQVVEEKTKELKELVKRISSPIIPVHDDIVIVPLLGKYDEDRSELLVTNTLNNLPQYKASYLVLDLTGLDRDISQHTASLLEKIGSAANLIGIQTILVGISPELSIVVSQANINLSQFDCFQTLKHGIHYALGQLGRKII; this comes from the coding sequence ATGAGCAATAATTCTATTCATATTGGTGGTTTACACTTTGAGTGGGAATTAGAAAAGGGCAGGTTTTTGTTTGAAGAGCAAGATGCTGTTCTTTTTTGGATTTCTAGTGCGATGAAAACTTTTTTTGATACGATTGAAGAAATATCTGGTGAAGAGGCTTCAAACTTAGTGTTTGAGGCAACCGGTTATCGTCAAGGTCTAGTCGTTGGCGAGTATTTTGAAAAAATGAAGGATGTAGATGTGAAGGAGGCGGCGAATCTTATTACCGCTACATATGCATCGGCAGGCTGGGGTGTGGCTGAAATTTTTGATTTGAATTATCAAACGAAAACTTTAACCGCTCATATTAAAGACAGCTGGGAATATAAAATAAATGTAGAGCAAGGAAAAAAGAAGGGCGGATGTTATTTAGCTGCCCATTATGCTGGTATATTTACCAGATTACTCGGCACAAATATTTGGTACAAAATTATTCAAGAGCAGCTTGAAGGCAATGAGTGCAGCATTATTGAATACTTCCCATCAGAAATTACTGTTACGAATAATATCCATGAGCTCGCGAGGAAAAAAGAATCCGAACAGATTGCTCGATTAGAACAGGTTGTTGAGGAAAAAACGAAAGAGCTGAAGGAATTAGTCAAAAGAATTTCTTCTCCGATTATTCCCGTTCATGATGACATCGTAATTGTTCCGCTCCTTGGAAAGTATGATGAAGACCGTTCTGAACTGCTTGTTACTAATACACTAAATAATTTACCTCAATATAAGGCAAGCTATTTAGTATTAGACTTAACTGGTTTGGACCGGGATATCAGTCAGCATACTGCAAGTCTTTTGGAGAAAATCGGTTCGGCTGCAAATCTTATTGGCATTCAAACGATTTTAGTAGGAATTTCCCCAGAACTGAGTATTGTCGTATCACAGGCAAATATTAATTTATCTCAATTTGATTGTTTCCAAACGTTAAAGCATGGCATTCATTATGCATTGGGACAGCTAGGCAGGAAAATAATATAA
- a CDS encoding DUF2533 family protein: MNVHKAITKHVNKVNVRVIKFQALDQQREFIIEEAIALCKNEYPFTVDNINAVTEQINELAKQGTIPTRKIVTIKMVQDFVKKENSLS, translated from the coding sequence ATGAATGTACATAAAGCCATTACCAAACATGTTAATAAAGTGAATGTTCGTGTAATAAAGTTCCAAGCATTAGATCAGCAGCGAGAATTCATTATTGAAGAAGCAATTGCTCTCTGCAAAAACGAATATCCCTTCACTGTCGATAATATTAATGCAGTCACAGAGCAAATTAATGAATTAGCAAAACAAGGAACTATTCCAACACGAAAAATCGTTACAATTAAAATGGTTCAGGATTTTGTAAAGAAAGAAAACTCCTTATCTTAA
- a CDS encoding DUF5658 family protein, translating into MKILFLIISFLNLADGLLTYIGIQLELIDEANPLMSSVWEISPFLFLALKFFLSILLFIFAYTFSTKHVKTWTIILIVPLLLYASIFAVHLTWISYVIKVEDNNIM; encoded by the coding sequence GTGAAAATACTCTTTTTAATAATCAGTTTTTTAAATTTAGCAGATGGGTTATTAACCTATATTGGGATACAGCTTGAGCTAATAGATGAAGCAAACCCGTTAATGAGTTCTGTCTGGGAGATATCTCCTTTTTTGTTTTTAGCTTTGAAATTCTTCTTATCAATCTTACTCTTTATTTTCGCTTATACTTTTTCAACAAAACATGTAAAAACATGGACGATTATTCTCATTGTTCCCCTGTTATTATATGCAAGTATTTTCGCTGTCCATCTAACTTGGATTTCATACGTAATTAAAGTAGAAGATAATAATATTATGTAA
- a CDS encoding tyrosine-type recombinase/integrase — protein MDNNLLASWYEDEITIFQTEMDNKDYSKFTIENYIRDIFLFLEFITRKKAAKVELGDVKKLHITLFMNELKTKRGNSAASRNRRLTALRSFFKCLMDYELLDKNIAAELVSAKEQKGKLPSYLEKDELKAYFEMVGIVSQKQHQRRNKIMMGLMAFAGLRVSEIHILNISSIQSGKRGLHVLGKGNKNRYIPLPAKLYDELAAYIKEDRILPMKGYEDALFISRRGKRISRRRIQEITERICASIESEYPEYNWKQKSISSHKLRHSFATHLVRDGRDIRTIQELLGHTNLNTTQKYTHVSDAQKEKAMEMELSDYFN, from the coding sequence ATGGATAATAATTTATTAGCAAGTTGGTATGAGGATGAAATTACTATCTTTCAAACAGAGATGGACAATAAAGATTACAGCAAATTTACAATAGAAAACTACATACGTGATATTTTCTTATTTTTAGAATTTATAACAAGAAAAAAGGCAGCAAAAGTAGAATTAGGGGATGTAAAAAAACTTCATATAACTCTATTTATGAATGAGCTTAAAACGAAAAGAGGCAACAGTGCTGCATCAAGAAATAGACGGCTGACAGCATTGCGCTCTTTCTTCAAATGTTTAATGGACTATGAACTTCTCGATAAAAACATTGCTGCTGAACTGGTAAGTGCAAAAGAACAAAAAGGAAAGCTGCCGAGTTATTTAGAAAAAGATGAGTTGAAAGCATATTTTGAAATGGTCGGCATTGTTTCCCAAAAGCAGCATCAGCGCAGAAATAAAATCATGATGGGCTTGATGGCTTTTGCTGGTTTGCGGGTTTCTGAGATTCATATTCTGAACATATCCTCGATTCAATCTGGCAAAAGAGGGTTGCACGTCTTAGGTAAAGGTAATAAAAATAGATATATTCCTTTGCCAGCAAAGCTTTATGATGAGCTGGCGGCCTATATTAAGGAAGATAGAATTCTGCCAATGAAAGGCTATGAAGATGCATTATTCATTTCCAGAAGAGGGAAAAGGATCTCAAGAAGAAGGATTCAGGAAATAACAGAGCGTATATGTGCTTCGATTGAAAGCGAATATCCAGAATATAACTGGAAACAAAAATCTATCTCCAGCCATAAGCTTCGCCACAGCTTTGCAACACATCTTGTCAGGGACGGCAGAGATATCAGAACAATTCAAGAGTTGTTAGGACATACAAATTTAAATACAACTCAAAAATATACACATGTCTCTGATGCGCAAAAAGAAAAAGCGATGGAGATGGAGCTGTCAGATTACTTTAATTAA
- a CDS encoding SRPBCC family protein, whose product MPSRKHSVIVKAPMEKVWDFVRSMDNWAPLVPGYIQHQLISEMVSTWEFKTDLGILKKKISLRVDILKWEEPSEVSFKLTGINEKFMGNGYFSAEQSGVNETRMTGYLEINAFGTFAPMVNSVLQPKLDEITQELTIEVCKAIENG is encoded by the coding sequence ATGCCAAGCAGAAAACATAGCGTTATAGTAAAAGCACCAATGGAGAAAGTATGGGATTTTGTTCGCTCAATGGATAATTGGGCTCCGCTTGTGCCAGGGTATATACAGCATCAACTTATCTCAGAAATGGTGTCAACATGGGAATTCAAGACAGATCTAGGCATTCTAAAGAAGAAGATCTCGTTAAGAGTTGATATTCTTAAATGGGAAGAACCTTCTGAGGTTTCTTTTAAATTAACTGGTATAAATGAAAAGTTTATGGGAAACGGGTATTTTTCAGCCGAGCAAAGCGGAGTGAATGAGACGAGGATGACTGGCTACTTGGAAATCAATGCGTTTGGAACGTTTGCACCAATGGTAAATAGTGTTCTCCAGCCGAAGCTCGATGAAATCACTCAAGAATTAACGATTGAAGTGTGTAAGGCAATTGAAAATGGTTAA